The Nitratidesulfovibrio sp. SRB-5 genomic sequence CGCGGCTGGACCGAACAGGCCGGTTTTCCGGACAATTATCCGTTCCCCGGACAGGTATCCGGTCAGGCACGAACGCACGTGTATGGTCCGAAAACCCCCTGCGGCCCCGGACTTCGCATTCCGGAACACGGGCGGCATGGCACGTCTGGCTTCATCAGTGTCAATTCGCTGACACGAAGTCAAGTATAGGGGCGAAAAAAGCGGCTTCCGTGTGCCGGGGCGGGGCATGTGCCGCCTGTGCGGCGTCCGCGCGGCATCTGGTCGGCCCCCGCCCTTGAAAGGGGGCTGTTGGGCGTGCGCACCCGCACGCACGGAACCCGGGGCGGAAAGGGCGACGCAAGGACCGGGACAGGGCAGGACAGGTAGGGCCGGGACAAGACCGGAGCAGGGGCGGGGGGGCGAAAGGCGTGCAGCGGGGCAGGTGGGGGCGACAGGCAGCCCGGCAGGCAGACTGGCAGGCGCATCGGGGCGGTGCACGGCACGGGGTGGTATCCGCAAGGTGCGTACCTTGCCCGAAGGGCCGTGCCGCCGTATGCTTTACGGCATCTCTGCATCAGGACGCGTTGCGGCGCATCAGGACGCGTTGCGGCGCATCAGGACGCATTGCAGCGCAGCCGGGCAGTGCAGCTTCTGTCCGGGCCGCCCGCGCCTGTCAATGTCCGGCAACGTCTGGCAAGGCCTGCCTGCGTTTGCCTGCGTCTGCCAACGCTTGGCAAGGCTTGGCAAGGTCCGGCAAGGCTTGGCAACGTCTGCAAAGGCTTGGCGAAGTCCGGCGGCCACGAGTCCGCCTGGGAGTTTTTCGTGCTCGACATTCTTTCCGCCCTGGTTCCGGTGTTCGGCATCATCGTGCTGGGCATGTGCGTGGAGCGCATGGGCAGCCTGCCCAAGGGCACGCCCGCCGCCCTGAACCAGTTCGTGTTCCGGGTTTCGCTGCCCGCGCTGCTGTTCCATGCCGTGGCCCGCAAGACGCCGGAAGAACTGGCGCGCGGCGGCTTTGCCGTGGGCACGGTGGCGGGGATGCTGCTGGCCTTTGCGCTGGGGTATCTGCTGTGCTCGCGCGGGGGGCGGCGCCACGGCCCGGACGTGGCCGTGCTGGCCCAGGCCGCCAGCTTTCCCAACAGCGCCTTTCTGGGGCTGCCCATCGTGACCTCACTGGTGCCCGGCAACGACGACGCGGTGCTGGCCGGGGGCATGGTCTCCGTGCTGTGCCTTGCCGTGCTGCTGGTGACCATGGCCCGGCTGGAGGCCATCCGCAGGGGCGGCGGCCTGTCGTGGCGGGTGCTGCGCGAGGTGGCGGCTGCCCTTGGGCGCAATCCCATCCTGTTGGCCTCCGTGGGCGGGGTGGCGGTAAGCCTTTCCGGGCTGGGGCTGGCCCGCCCCGTGGCCGCCATGGCCTCCATGCTGGGGGCCACGGCATCGCCGTGCGCGCTGTTCGGCATCGGCATGGTGCTGGCCGCGCAACTGACCGCCGAGGGCGCAGGCTGCCCGCCCGGCAGCGCGGGGGACGGCAGCGGCGAATGCGACCCGCAGGCCCTTTCGCCGCTGGCCCGGCAGGTGGCGGTGAACGCGGTGAAGCTGTTCGCCCACCCGGCGCTGACCTGGCTGTGCCTGTGGGCGCTGGGAGTGCGCGGGCAGTGGCTGGGCATGGGGGTGCTGTTCGCGGCCATGCCCACGGCGGCGGTGGCCTACGTGGTGGCGGAAAGCTACGGCGCGGGCACGCGCGACACCTCCCGGGCCATCGTGGTGAGCACCATGCTTTCCGCGCTGACGCTGTTCGGCACCGTGGTGCTGCTGCGGCATCTGCAATTGCTGTAGCGGCCATCCCCCCCCCAATATTCCCGAAGACGGAGGCAAGGCGAAAAGGAAGCGCGCCGCGTACCCCTGCGGGTGCGCGGCGCGCATGTTGCCTTGGCTCTGCCCGGCGCGTGCGCCGGTGGATTGCGGGGCAATGCCCCTCGGTTGCGGTGGCCCTTCCGTTCTCTTGTCTTTCCTCTTTCCCTTCCTTTCAGGATAAGCACGGCCCGGTTGGCGGGCAAGGTCGTCGGAAGCCGGGGGCGGTTTCCAAAGGAGGGTTTTCGTTCGTTGGCGAGGAAAACGGGCCTGTCATGAAGGCGTATGCTCTTGCTGTATTCAACTGAGATGGCAGGCGAAACTTGATGGGGCCAACGGGCGAAAGGACAACTTAGAAACAGCCCCTAGACGAAGCGGTCCACGAGTATCCCCGTCATCTCGTCCCGTGCGCGCACCACGGCGGCGTTGGCCTCGAAGGCGCGCTGGTCCGTGAGCATGCTGACCATCTCGTTGGCCACGTCGGTGTTGCTGCCTTCTATGGCGCCTGTCTCCACCGTAACGCTGCCGTCCGCATGCACCACGCGGCGCAGATCCATGCGCAGCGGGCCTTCGGTGGTGCTCTGGCGGATTTCCGCCACCTGCACGCCCCGCTCCTGCCCGTCCTGCCCGTTCTGGCTGGCAGGACCGGTTTGCAGGCGCACGTCGGACGCACGGAATTCGTCCGTGTTCATGTTCGCCACGTTGTTGGCCGTGACGGCCATGGACGTGCCGAAGGCATCCAGTGCGCTGAGCGGTGTGCCGAATCCGTCTATCATGGCGTGTCTCCTGCGCGGGGGCGGTCTCCCCCGATTCCCCCTGCACGGTATGATAAGTCCGATGGCGTCGCCTGTCACGGGGGGCGGGGGGGGGCGAGAAGCGGGAATCGCGCCAGGGTGCGGCGTGGCGTTTTGCGGCCTTGCGTCGCGCGCAAAAAGGCATCCCCGGCGGTTGATTGCCGGGGATGCCTGCCGTGCGTGCTGCTTGATCGATGCGCCGCGAGAGGATGAGGCGCGAATCGCGCCCGGCGGTCAGGGGCGGCTAGCCCTTGCGCACTTCCCGCTCGATGCTGGCGAAGGCGTTGTGGCAGTGGATGGATTCGAAGCTTTCCACCTCCACGCGGAACCAGGCCACGTGGGGGTGGCCTTCCAGTCGCTGGGCCGCCGCGCGCACCACGTCTTCCACAAACGTCGGATGGGCGAAGGCGTCCTCGGTGACGAATTTCTCGTCCTCGCGCTTCAGCAGGGTGTACACCGGCGACGAACCCGCCGCCTCGGCCAGATCGATGAACTCTTCCATCCAACTGAACCCGGTCATGCGGATGGACATGCGCACCACGGCGCGCTGGCTGTGCGCCCCTTCGTCGCTGATGGCCTTGGAGCACGGGCACACGGTCATCACCGGCACTTCCAGTTCCAGCAGGAACGAGGGCTTGCCGTCGCCCAGTTCACCCGTCAGGCGGCATTCGTACCACACCAGGCCGGAGCTGGCCGTGGCGGGCGCGCCCTTGCGCACGAAGTAGGGAAAGCGGAACAGCGCGTAGGCCTTGCGGGCGTGCAGCCGTTCCTTCACGTCTTCGAGCAGGCGCTTCATGGAGTTGTAGTCCAGTTCCTCGGACCAGTTCTCCAGCGCCTCGACGAAGCGGCTCATGTGGGTGCCCTTGAATTCCGCGGGCAGATCCACGCCGATGTCCACGGTGGCCACGGTATGCTGGCTGCCCTGGGCCCGGTCGCGGACCACCAGGGGCAGCTTGAGGTTCTTCACGCCCACGCGGTCGATGGGCATGGCCACCTGCGCCGGGCTGTTCTGTACGTCTTCCATGTGATGCCTGAAAAATCCTTAGGTGAGGTCTTGCCCGGTGGTGGTAAGCGAAAGCTTGCCGTGCTTCACGCCCTTGGTGGAAATGAGCCGCTGCGACAGGGTGCGCACGTCCGCGCCGGGGCCCTTCAGCACCAGCACCTCGAGGCAGTTGTGGTGGTCCAGATGCACGTGCAGCGAGGTGATGATGATGCCGTGGTGGTCGTGCTGGATTTCGGTCAGCCGCTGGGCCAGATCGCTCTTGTGGTGGTCGTACACGATGGTCAGGGTGCCCGCGATTTCGCGGTCGGTGTCTTCCCATTCCTGCTGGACCAGAGTGTTGCGGATCAGGTCGCGGATGGCTTCCGACCGGGTCTGGTAGCAGCGGTCGTCGCACAGGGCATCGAATTTTTCGAGCAGGTCGGAATCGAGAGAGACGCCGAAGCGGATGGTGCGGCCCATAACGGCTCCTGTGGTTGCGGTGGCGGTGTCCTGCGGTGAAGGGGCTGCCCGGAGGCGGGGGATGTCCGAAAAATGTCTTTCAGAGGGGACCGTCACGAGTAGGATTTTTGTTCTCTGCCAAGGAAGAATGGTTTTTTATGGAAGGAATATACTCTGATGGTATTTGACTGGAATAAAAAACCATTCTGACGAAGGCAGAGGGCAAAAAGACATTCGTGGCGGTGCCCTCTAGGTGTGCGGGGGACGCATCTCCCAGATGTATACAGTAACACGTTCGGCCTGCCGGTACAGCGCGTCCACCTGCATGGTGCGGGCGCAACGCGTGGCCCAGCCACGGGCTTCCAAGGTTTCGCGGAAGGTAGCGTACACGTTTCTGCCCGGTTCCGCCACCCAGGCCACCCCGTCGCGTGCCACGGAATAG encodes the following:
- the nikR gene encoding nickel-responsive transcriptional regulator NikR, which encodes MGRTIRFGVSLDSDLLEKFDALCDDRCYQTRSEAIRDLIRNTLVQQEWEDTDREIAGTLTIVYDHHKSDLAQRLTEIQHDHHGIIITSLHVHLDHHNCLEVLVLKGPGADVRTLSQRLISTKGVKHGKLSLTTTGQDLT
- a CDS encoding flagellar basal body rod protein FlgC encodes the protein MIDGFGTPLSALDAFGTSMAVTANNVANMNTDEFRASDVRLQTGPASQNGQDGQERGVQVAEIRQSTTEGPLRMDLRRVVHADGSVTVETGAIEGSNTDVANEMVSMLTDQRAFEANAAVVRARDEMTGILVDRFV
- the folE2 gene encoding GTP cyclohydrolase FolE2: MEDVQNSPAQVAMPIDRVGVKNLKLPLVVRDRAQGSQHTVATVDIGVDLPAEFKGTHMSRFVEALENWSEELDYNSMKRLLEDVKERLHARKAYALFRFPYFVRKGAPATASSGLVWYECRLTGELGDGKPSFLLELEVPVMTVCPCSKAISDEGAHSQRAVVRMSIRMTGFSWMEEFIDLAEAAGSSPVYTLLKREDEKFVTEDAFAHPTFVEDVVRAAAQRLEGHPHVAWFRVEVESFESIHCHNAFASIEREVRKG
- a CDS encoding AEC family transporter, whose product is MLDILSALVPVFGIIVLGMCVERMGSLPKGTPAALNQFVFRVSLPALLFHAVARKTPEELARGGFAVGTVAGMLLAFALGYLLCSRGGRRHGPDVAVLAQAASFPNSAFLGLPIVTSLVPGNDDAVLAGGMVSVLCLAVLLVTMARLEAIRRGGGLSWRVLREVAAALGRNPILLASVGGVAVSLSGLGLARPVAAMASMLGATASPCALFGIGMVLAAQLTAEGAGCPPGSAGDGSGECDPQALSPLARQVAVNAVKLFAHPALTWLCLWALGVRGQWLGMGVLFAAMPTAAVAYVVAESYGAGTRDTSRAIVVSTMLSALTLFGTVVLLRHLQLL